One window from the genome of Bubalus kerabau isolate K-KA32 ecotype Philippines breed swamp buffalo chromosome 17, PCC_UOA_SB_1v2, whole genome shotgun sequence encodes:
- the CCNE1 gene encoding G1/S-specific cyclin-E1 isoform X1 yields MPREKERDAKEPDTMKEESGTDVSVRSRKRKANVAVFLQDPDEEIAKIDKTVRSQCGNQPWDSNTACENPCSLIPTPDKEEDELLYPHAAYKPQRCTPSSSRASPLPVLNWANREEVWKIMLNKEKTYLRDKHLMQRHPLLQPKMRAILLDWLMEVCEVYKLHRETFYLAQDFFDRYMATQQNVVKTLLQLIGISSLFIAAKLEEIYPPKLHQFAYVTDGACSGDEILTMELIIMKALKWHLSPLTIVSWLNVYMQVAYLNDVYEVLLPQYPQQIFIQIAELLDLCVLDVGCLEFSYGVLAASALYHFSSSELMQKVSGYQWCDIEKCVKWMVPFAIVIRETGSSKLKHFRGVPAEDAHNIQTHINSLDLLDKAQAKKAILSEENRISPLPTGVLTPPQSSKKQSSGQGSA; encoded by the exons ATGCCGAGGGAAAAGGAGAG GGATGCGAAGGAACCGGATaccatgaaagaggaaagtggcaCCGATGTCTCTGTTCGCtccaggaaaagaaaggcaaatgtaGCCGTT TTTTTGCAGGATCCAGATGAAGAAATTGCCAAAATTGACAAGACTGTGAGAAGCCAGTGTGGCAATCAG CCTTGGGACAGTAATACAGCCTGTGAAAACCCCTGCTCCCTGATTCCCACACCTGACAAAGAAGAAGATGAACTTCTGTACCCACACGCTGCGTACAAGCCTCAGAGGTGCACGCCGTCGTCATCCAGAGCGTCGCCACTGCCTGTACTGAA ctGGGCAAATAGAGAGGAAGTATGGAAAATCATGTTAAACAAAGAAAAGACATACTTGAGGGACAAGCACCTTATGCAGCGGCACCCTCTTCTGCAGCCTAAAATGCGAGCAATTCTTCTGGATTGGTTAATGGAG GTATGTGAAGTCTATAAACTTCACAGAGAGACATTTTACTTGGCACAGGATTTCTTTGATCGGTATATGGCAACACAACAAAATGTTGTAAAAACACTTTTACAACTTATTGGGATTTCATCGTTATTTATTGCTGCCAAACTTGAG gaaATCTATCCTCCAAAGTTGCACCAGTTTGCTTATGTTACAGATGGGGCTTGTTCAGGAGATGAAATTCTCACCATGGAATTAATCATTATGAAG GCCCTTAAGTGGCATTTAAGTCCCCTGACCATTGTGTCCTGGTTGAATGTATACATGCAGGTTGCATATCTAAATGATGTTTATGAAGTGCTCCTGCCTCAGTATCCTCAGCAAATCTTCATACAGATTGCAGAG CTTTTAGATCTCTGTGTCCTGGATGTCGGCTGCTTAGAATTTTCTTATGGTGTACTTGCTGCTTCCGCCTTGTATCATTTCTCTTCATCTGAACTGATGCAAAAGGTTTCAG GGTATCAGTGGTGTGATATAGAGAAGTGTGTCAAGTGGATGGTTCCATTTGCCATAGTTATAAGGGAGACAGGAAGTTCAAAACTTAAGCACTTCAGGGGAGTTCCTGCTGAAGATGCACACAACATCCAGACCCATATAAACAGCTTGGATTTGCTG GACAAAGCCCAAGCAAAGAAAGCCATATTATCCGAAGAAAACAGGAtttctcctctccccactggaGTCCTCACCCCTCCACAGAGCAGTAAGAAGCAGAGCAGTGGGCAGGGATCAGCATGA
- the CCNE1 gene encoding G1/S-specific cyclin-E1 isoform X4: protein MPREKERDAKEPDTMKEESGTDVSVRSRKRKANVAVFLQDPDEEIAKIDKTVRSQCGNQPWDSNTACENPCSLIPTPDKEEDELLYPHAAYKPQRCTPSSSRASPLPVLNWANREEVWKIMLNKEKTYLRDKHLMQRHPLLQPKMRAILLDWLMEVCEVYKLHRETFYLAQDFFDRYMATQQNVVKTLLQLIGISSLFIAAKLEEIYPPKLHQFAYVTDGACSGDEILTMELIIMKALKWHLSPLTIVSWLNVYMQVAYLNDVYEVLLPQYPQQIFIQIAELLDLCVLDVGCLEFSYGVLAASALYHFSSSELMQKVSGQSPSKESHIIRRKQDFSSPHWSPHPSTEQ from the exons ATGCCGAGGGAAAAGGAGAG GGATGCGAAGGAACCGGATaccatgaaagaggaaagtggcaCCGATGTCTCTGTTCGCtccaggaaaagaaaggcaaatgtaGCCGTT TTTTTGCAGGATCCAGATGAAGAAATTGCCAAAATTGACAAGACTGTGAGAAGCCAGTGTGGCAATCAG CCTTGGGACAGTAATACAGCCTGTGAAAACCCCTGCTCCCTGATTCCCACACCTGACAAAGAAGAAGATGAACTTCTGTACCCACACGCTGCGTACAAGCCTCAGAGGTGCACGCCGTCGTCATCCAGAGCGTCGCCACTGCCTGTACTGAA ctGGGCAAATAGAGAGGAAGTATGGAAAATCATGTTAAACAAAGAAAAGACATACTTGAGGGACAAGCACCTTATGCAGCGGCACCCTCTTCTGCAGCCTAAAATGCGAGCAATTCTTCTGGATTGGTTAATGGAG GTATGTGAAGTCTATAAACTTCACAGAGAGACATTTTACTTGGCACAGGATTTCTTTGATCGGTATATGGCAACACAACAAAATGTTGTAAAAACACTTTTACAACTTATTGGGATTTCATCGTTATTTATTGCTGCCAAACTTGAG gaaATCTATCCTCCAAAGTTGCACCAGTTTGCTTATGTTACAGATGGGGCTTGTTCAGGAGATGAAATTCTCACCATGGAATTAATCATTATGAAG GCCCTTAAGTGGCATTTAAGTCCCCTGACCATTGTGTCCTGGTTGAATGTATACATGCAGGTTGCATATCTAAATGATGTTTATGAAGTGCTCCTGCCTCAGTATCCTCAGCAAATCTTCATACAGATTGCAGAG CTTTTAGATCTCTGTGTCCTGGATGTCGGCTGCTTAGAATTTTCTTATGGTGTACTTGCTGCTTCCGCCTTGTATCATTTCTCTTCATCTGAACTGATGCAAAAGGTTTCAG GACAAAGCCCAAGCAAAGAAAGCCATATTATCCGAAGAAAACAGGAtttctcctctccccactggaGTCCTCACCCCTCCACAGAGCAGTAA
- the CCNE1 gene encoding G1/S-specific cyclin-E1 isoform X2: MPREKERDAKEPDTMKEESGTDVSVRSRKRKANVAVDPDEEIAKIDKTVRSQCGNQPWDSNTACENPCSLIPTPDKEEDELLYPHAAYKPQRCTPSSSRASPLPVLNWANREEVWKIMLNKEKTYLRDKHLMQRHPLLQPKMRAILLDWLMEVCEVYKLHRETFYLAQDFFDRYMATQQNVVKTLLQLIGISSLFIAAKLEEIYPPKLHQFAYVTDGACSGDEILTMELIIMKALKWHLSPLTIVSWLNVYMQVAYLNDVYEVLLPQYPQQIFIQIAELLDLCVLDVGCLEFSYGVLAASALYHFSSSELMQKVSGYQWCDIEKCVKWMVPFAIVIRETGSSKLKHFRGVPAEDAHNIQTHINSLDLLDKAQAKKAILSEENRISPLPTGVLTPPQSSKKQSSGQGSA, from the exons ATGCCGAGGGAAAAGGAGAG GGATGCGAAGGAACCGGATaccatgaaagaggaaagtggcaCCGATGTCTCTGTTCGCtccaggaaaagaaaggcaaatgtaGCCGTT GATCCAGATGAAGAAATTGCCAAAATTGACAAGACTGTGAGAAGCCAGTGTGGCAATCAG CCTTGGGACAGTAATACAGCCTGTGAAAACCCCTGCTCCCTGATTCCCACACCTGACAAAGAAGAAGATGAACTTCTGTACCCACACGCTGCGTACAAGCCTCAGAGGTGCACGCCGTCGTCATCCAGAGCGTCGCCACTGCCTGTACTGAA ctGGGCAAATAGAGAGGAAGTATGGAAAATCATGTTAAACAAAGAAAAGACATACTTGAGGGACAAGCACCTTATGCAGCGGCACCCTCTTCTGCAGCCTAAAATGCGAGCAATTCTTCTGGATTGGTTAATGGAG GTATGTGAAGTCTATAAACTTCACAGAGAGACATTTTACTTGGCACAGGATTTCTTTGATCGGTATATGGCAACACAACAAAATGTTGTAAAAACACTTTTACAACTTATTGGGATTTCATCGTTATTTATTGCTGCCAAACTTGAG gaaATCTATCCTCCAAAGTTGCACCAGTTTGCTTATGTTACAGATGGGGCTTGTTCAGGAGATGAAATTCTCACCATGGAATTAATCATTATGAAG GCCCTTAAGTGGCATTTAAGTCCCCTGACCATTGTGTCCTGGTTGAATGTATACATGCAGGTTGCATATCTAAATGATGTTTATGAAGTGCTCCTGCCTCAGTATCCTCAGCAAATCTTCATACAGATTGCAGAG CTTTTAGATCTCTGTGTCCTGGATGTCGGCTGCTTAGAATTTTCTTATGGTGTACTTGCTGCTTCCGCCTTGTATCATTTCTCTTCATCTGAACTGATGCAAAAGGTTTCAG GGTATCAGTGGTGTGATATAGAGAAGTGTGTCAAGTGGATGGTTCCATTTGCCATAGTTATAAGGGAGACAGGAAGTTCAAAACTTAAGCACTTCAGGGGAGTTCCTGCTGAAGATGCACACAACATCCAGACCCATATAAACAGCTTGGATTTGCTG GACAAAGCCCAAGCAAAGAAAGCCATATTATCCGAAGAAAACAGGAtttctcctctccccactggaGTCCTCACCCCTCCACAGAGCAGTAAGAAGCAGAGCAGTGGGCAGGGATCAGCATGA
- the CCNE1 gene encoding G1/S-specific cyclin-E1 isoform X3, with translation MPREKERDAKEPDTMKEESGTDVSVRSRKRKANVAVFLQDPDEEIAKIDKTVRSQCGNQPWDSNTACENPCSLIPTPDKEEDELLYPHAAYKPQRCTPSSSRASPLPVLNWANREEVWKIMLNKEKTYLRDKHLMQRHPLLQPKMRAILLDWLMEVCEVYKLHRETFYLAQDFFDRYMATQQNVVKTLLQLIGISSLFIAAKLEEIYPPKLHQFAYVTDGACSGDEILTMELIIMKVAYLNDVYEVLLPQYPQQIFIQIAELLDLCVLDVGCLEFSYGVLAASALYHFSSSELMQKVSGYQWCDIEKCVKWMVPFAIVIRETGSSKLKHFRGVPAEDAHNIQTHINSLDLLDKAQAKKAILSEENRISPLPTGVLTPPQSSKKQSSGQGSA, from the exons ATGCCGAGGGAAAAGGAGAG GGATGCGAAGGAACCGGATaccatgaaagaggaaagtggcaCCGATGTCTCTGTTCGCtccaggaaaagaaaggcaaatgtaGCCGTT TTTTTGCAGGATCCAGATGAAGAAATTGCCAAAATTGACAAGACTGTGAGAAGCCAGTGTGGCAATCAG CCTTGGGACAGTAATACAGCCTGTGAAAACCCCTGCTCCCTGATTCCCACACCTGACAAAGAAGAAGATGAACTTCTGTACCCACACGCTGCGTACAAGCCTCAGAGGTGCACGCCGTCGTCATCCAGAGCGTCGCCACTGCCTGTACTGAA ctGGGCAAATAGAGAGGAAGTATGGAAAATCATGTTAAACAAAGAAAAGACATACTTGAGGGACAAGCACCTTATGCAGCGGCACCCTCTTCTGCAGCCTAAAATGCGAGCAATTCTTCTGGATTGGTTAATGGAG GTATGTGAAGTCTATAAACTTCACAGAGAGACATTTTACTTGGCACAGGATTTCTTTGATCGGTATATGGCAACACAACAAAATGTTGTAAAAACACTTTTACAACTTATTGGGATTTCATCGTTATTTATTGCTGCCAAACTTGAG gaaATCTATCCTCCAAAGTTGCACCAGTTTGCTTATGTTACAGATGGGGCTTGTTCAGGAGATGAAATTCTCACCATGGAATTAATCATTATGAAG GTTGCATATCTAAATGATGTTTATGAAGTGCTCCTGCCTCAGTATCCTCAGCAAATCTTCATACAGATTGCAGAG CTTTTAGATCTCTGTGTCCTGGATGTCGGCTGCTTAGAATTTTCTTATGGTGTACTTGCTGCTTCCGCCTTGTATCATTTCTCTTCATCTGAACTGATGCAAAAGGTTTCAG GGTATCAGTGGTGTGATATAGAGAAGTGTGTCAAGTGGATGGTTCCATTTGCCATAGTTATAAGGGAGACAGGAAGTTCAAAACTTAAGCACTTCAGGGGAGTTCCTGCTGAAGATGCACACAACATCCAGACCCATATAAACAGCTTGGATTTGCTG GACAAAGCCCAAGCAAAGAAAGCCATATTATCCGAAGAAAACAGGAtttctcctctccccactggaGTCCTCACCCCTCCACAGAGCAGTAAGAAGCAGAGCAGTGGGCAGGGATCAGCATGA